From a region of the Archangium lipolyticum genome:
- a CDS encoding alpha/beta fold hydrolase: MSAQVQSIQTPFGQLAYTVDGEDNGVPLILLQRFRGTIDDWDPKFVSALATRRRVIRFDNAGIGRSGGQVPDSVAGMAEVAIAFARALGIERADLLGWSLGGTVAQHVALAAPALVRRLIIAGSSSGGPAEGPSAHPRVPEVMTKPVNDQEDFLFLFFTETKTGRAAGQAHLARLNAEPRRGPSVTGEAFMRQMKALSQWPGVRNRLRELTLPILVANGVSDVMLPAYRSYVISQEAPNAKLILYPDSGHAFLFQYIEEFTDEVHRFLD, encoded by the coding sequence GTGAGCGCACAAGTACAGTCCATCCAAACCCCGTTCGGTCAACTGGCCTACACCGTCGACGGCGAAGACAATGGCGTCCCCCTGATCCTGCTCCAGCGCTTCCGCGGGACGATCGACGATTGGGATCCGAAGTTCGTGTCCGCGCTCGCCACCCGGCGCCGAGTCATCCGCTTCGACAACGCGGGCATCGGCCGGTCGGGCGGCCAGGTCCCGGACAGCGTCGCGGGAATGGCCGAAGTGGCCATCGCCTTCGCGCGGGCCCTCGGCATCGAGCGGGCCGACCTGCTCGGGTGGTCCCTCGGCGGCACCGTTGCCCAGCACGTCGCCCTGGCCGCGCCAGCCCTGGTCCGGCGGCTGATCATCGCGGGTTCGAGCTCCGGCGGCCCCGCCGAGGGTCCGTCAGCCCATCCGCGGGTCCCCGAGGTAATGACGAAGCCCGTGAACGACCAGGAGGATTTCCTCTTCCTGTTCTTCACCGAGACCAAGACCGGGCGCGCGGCGGGTCAGGCGCATCTGGCGCGGTTGAACGCGGAGCCGCGGCGCGGGCCATCCGTGACGGGCGAGGCGTTCATGAGGCAGATGAAGGCCCTCTCCCAATGGCCGGGCGTACGGAACCGGCTCCGGGAGCTCACGCTGCCGATCCTCGTGGCCAATGGCGTCTCCGACGTGATGCTTCCCGCCTACCGCTCCTACGTCATCTCGCAGGAGGCACCCAACGCGAAGCTGATCCTCTATCCCGACTCCGGTCACGCCTTCCTCTTTCAGTACATCGAGGAGTTCACGGACGAGGTCCATCGCTTCCTCGATTGA